One Ignavibacterium album JCM 16511 genomic region harbors:
- a CDS encoding PorV/PorQ family protein, producing the protein MKKLIIIFLAVACIVPSFAGDKSRKGTTGADQLLVPVGARGIATGEAFLSNVTGLEALYYNPAGFAHTTGSEAMFSYMTYIADINVSYFAIGTNLGDLGSFAFSIKTFDIGDIPVTTFDAPDGDGSTYSPGFLTAGLSYAKVITDRVSVGVNAKIISETILDANATGFAVDFGVQYRFNNNLTLGAAVKNIGTNMVYSGSNLQVNTGIPGTLPGSREGTFEVVAEPFQIPSYFELAVGYAYDINEQNMVQIASTFRNNNALEDQMKFGLEYGFSKMFFLRAGYDLLLENTNQNTFGFTAGAGINYQMAGGINVVLDYAFRDVKEFPTANHIFTVKLGIE; encoded by the coding sequence ATGAAAAAATTGATAATTATATTTTTAGCTGTGGCTTGCATTGTTCCAAGCTTTGCAGGCGATAAATCGAGAAAGGGAACTACTGGTGCTGACCAGCTGCTTGTTCCTGTTGGTGCAAGAGGTATAGCAACTGGTGAAGCTTTCCTTTCTAATGTAACTGGTTTGGAAGCATTGTATTACAATCCTGCTGGTTTTGCACATACCACCGGAAGCGAAGCAATGTTTAGTTATATGACTTACATTGCAGATATAAATGTTTCATACTTTGCAATCGGAACCAATCTCGGAGATTTGGGTTCTTTTGCTTTCAGTATTAAAACATTTGATATTGGTGATATTCCCGTAACTACCTTTGATGCTCCGGATGGCGATGGTTCTACTTATTCTCCGGGTTTTCTTACAGCAGGGCTGTCCTACGCCAAAGTAATAACCGACAGAGTAAGTGTTGGTGTAAATGCTAAAATTATCAGCGAAACAATTCTTGATGCCAATGCAACCGGTTTTGCTGTTGATTTCGGAGTTCAGTATAGATTTAACAATAATCTTACTTTGGGTGCTGCTGTAAAGAATATTGGAACGAATATGGTTTATAGTGGTTCCAATTTGCAGGTTAACACAGGTATTCCCGGAACACTCCCGGGCTCAAGAGAAGGTACATTCGAAGTTGTAGCAGAACCATTCCAGATTCCAAGCTATTTTGAATTGGCAGTTGGTTATGCTTATGATATAAATGAACAGAATATGGTGCAGATCGCTTCAACATTCAGAAACAATAATGCTTTGGAAGACCAAATGAAATTTGGACTGGAATATGGTTTCAGTAAGATGTTTTTCCTGAGAGCTGGTTATGATTTGTTGCTTGAAAATACAAATCAGAATACTTTTGGTTTTACTGCTGGTGCCGGTATAAATTATCAGATGGCAGGTGGAATCAATGTTGTTCTTGATTATGCTTTCAGAGATGTTAAAGAATTTCCAACTGCTAACCATATTTTCACCGTAAAACTTGGTATTGAATAG
- a CDS encoding TonB-dependent receptor, translated as MKRIFTVLIGTLLLSFSLYAQSGVGKLSGKVIDADTKEPLVGANIVILNTDWGAATNVEGEYFVLNIPPGTYDVRFSYVGYAPKTIQNVRIVAGVTYELNVELSTDFTLPEIVVQDKKFFEEKATNTKKVIDSEQINRLPVKGVERLASLQSGVVMSEGSGGSDGNATINVRGGRGGEVLYIVDGIPQNDVFTGDNYSQVSNAAIEQISFEIGGYEAKYGQAQSGIVNVTTKTGSANYSLYADVLTSSYTDNYGYNLYTGTLGGPIIPGNPKQTFFLSFERGWFKDSDPRAINYEFPSIGKSYDFIPENDAGVYRITARTSHGFGDWTARLGANINTRDYRGVVQTYMKNNAEHNTRNKEMNQSYTLRLSQNVSSNSFWNLTAGYKFFKQESGDGLWFDDIEAYGDSAKNAQKFGIILPANGQRIQFDENGIFARKGRMWNNYSKYQSNTISGDFDFTSQIQNHLIEIGFGANYHTIRNYSIAPIGLALPNLQSLSPEERYKTLTPSVIGFDIFGKEETSEDNAELTKFAPRNPLLAYGYIQDRFELEDLVLNVGVRFDYFDTKADILKNPELPYAAGNPQEFDAADFVKKKAEFKVSPRIGLGFPVTATTVFHAQYGKFIQQPSLNQLYAARFDYDFLLSDAQATFLNGQVNSEETTQYEVGFRQVLGNVAALNITAFYKNTRGLINQQVVFFSRTPGGAQEEYYAPTNTDFGTIKGLAFSLDVSRVSYFSMSLNYTYSIAEGTGSSTNSNFVAAFRNTGRDRIPKVIAPLDFDQRHTGTINLDFYVPKGDLGIFELLSANVLISFNSGRPYTPLKEQNLLVGTSNYGDTKGYVNSAYGPGNFRVDLKLEKGFALGNAMFTPYLWIENLFDADNVVNVYRSTGSPLTTGWLNTPNGRTYAESTPNPEKFKQDYQSLERNPFNFGIPRTIKVGFKVNFSNITF; from the coding sequence ATGAAACGAATTTTTACCGTACTAATTGGTACGCTCCTCCTCAGCTTTTCACTCTACGCACAATCCGGTGTTGGAAAGCTAAGCGGTAAAGTTATTGACGCAGATACAAAAGAACCGCTGGTTGGAGCAAACATTGTTATCTTAAATACAGACTGGGGCGCCGCAACAAATGTTGAAGGCGAATATTTCGTCCTTAATATTCCTCCCGGCACTTACGATGTGCGATTCAGTTATGTTGGCTACGCTCCCAAAACAATTCAGAATGTTCGAATTGTTGCCGGTGTAACTTACGAATTGAATGTTGAATTAAGCACTGACTTTACCTTACCTGAAATTGTAGTTCAGGATAAAAAGTTTTTTGAAGAAAAAGCTACAAATACTAAAAAAGTTATTGACTCAGAACAGATTAACCGTTTACCTGTTAAAGGCGTTGAAAGGTTAGCATCACTTCAGTCAGGTGTTGTAATGTCTGAAGGTAGTGGAGGCTCTGATGGAAATGCTACTATCAATGTCAGAGGCGGTCGAGGTGGCGAAGTCTTGTATATTGTTGACGGAATACCTCAGAATGATGTTTTCACAGGTGATAACTATTCGCAGGTATCTAATGCTGCTATCGAACAGATTTCATTTGAAATAGGTGGTTATGAAGCTAAATATGGTCAGGCACAATCCGGTATTGTGAATGTTACAACTAAAACCGGCTCAGCCAATTATTCCTTATATGCTGATGTGCTGACATCATCTTACACCGACAATTACGGATATAATCTTTACACAGGAACTCTTGGTGGTCCGATTATTCCAGGCAATCCGAAACAGACATTCTTCCTTTCTTTTGAAAGAGGATGGTTCAAAGACTCAGATCCAAGAGCAATAAATTATGAATTTCCATCCATTGGTAAATCTTATGACTTTATTCCCGAGAATGATGCTGGTGTTTATAGAATTACCGCAAGAACTAGTCACGGTTTCGGTGATTGGACAGCACGTTTAGGAGCTAATATAAATACAAGAGATTACAGAGGTGTGGTTCAGACTTATATGAAAAATAATGCTGAACATAATACAAGAAATAAAGAAATGAACCAGTCATATACCCTTAGATTATCTCAAAATGTCAGTTCAAATTCGTTCTGGAATTTAACGGCTGGTTATAAATTCTTTAAACAGGAATCCGGTGATGGATTATGGTTTGATGATATCGAAGCTTATGGTGATAGCGCAAAAAATGCACAAAAATTTGGAATAATTCTTCCGGCAAACGGCCAAAGAATTCAATTTGATGAGAATGGTATTTTCGCAAGAAAAGGAAGAATGTGGAATAACTATTCCAAATATCAATCCAATACCATTAGTGGAGATTTCGACTTTACTTCACAGATTCAAAATCATTTAATTGAAATCGGATTCGGTGCAAATTATCATACTATCAGAAATTACTCAATCGCTCCAATTGGTTTAGCATTACCAAATCTGCAAAGTTTATCTCCTGAAGAAAGATATAAAACATTAACACCGTCTGTTATTGGTTTTGATATTTTTGGTAAAGAAGAAACCTCAGAAGATAATGCAGAGCTTACCAAATTTGCACCAAGAAATCCACTGCTTGCTTATGGATATATTCAGGATAGATTTGAGTTAGAAGATTTAGTTCTTAATGTTGGTGTCAGATTCGACTATTTCGATACTAAGGCAGATATATTGAAGAATCCGGAACTTCCTTATGCAGCCGGTAATCCTCAGGAATTTGACGCTGCCGATTTTGTTAAGAAAAAGGCTGAGTTCAAAGTATCACCGAGAATTGGATTAGGATTCCCTGTTACAGCCACAACAGTTTTCCACGCTCAGTATGGAAAATTCATTCAGCAGCCGTCACTTAACCAGCTTTATGCAGCAAGATTTGACTATGACTTCCTGTTAAGTGATGCTCAGGCAACATTCCTGAATGGTCAGGTAAACAGCGAAGAAACAACTCAGTATGAAGTTGGTTTCCGACAAGTTTTAGGAAATGTTGCTGCACTTAATATTACTGCATTTTATAAGAATACCAGAGGTTTAATTAATCAGCAGGTTGTATTCTTCTCGAGAACACCTGGTGGTGCACAGGAAGAATATTATGCTCCGACGAACACTGACTTTGGTACAATTAAAGGATTGGCATTCTCATTAGATGTTTCCAGAGTAAGTTACTTCTCCATGTCACTGAATTATACTTATTCAATTGCTGAGGGAACTGGTTCTTCAACAAATTCAAACTTTGTTGCAGCCTTCAGAAACACAGGCAGAGACAGAATACCAAAAGTTATTGCACCACTTGATTTCGATCAGCGACACACAGGTACCATTAACCTTGATTTTTATGTACCTAAAGGCGACCTTGGCATTTTTGAACTTCTAAGTGCAAATGTTCTGATTTCTTTCAACAGTGGCAGACCATATACACCACTTAAAGAACAGAACCTTCTAGTCGGAACTAGCAACTATGGTGATACTAAAGGATATGTAAATTCTGCTTATGGACCGGGTAATTTCAGAGTTGATTTGAAACTCGAGAAAGGTTTTGCTTTGGGTAATGCAATGTTTACACCATATCTGTGGATTGAAAACCTATTTGATGCAGACAATGTAGTTAATGTTTATCGTTCTACAGGTTCGCCATTAACAACAGGTTGGCTTAACACTCCTAATGGAAGAACATACGCTGAAAGTACCCCTAATCCTGAAAAATTTAAACAAGATTATCAGTCTTTAGAAAGAAATCCATTTAATTTTGGAATACCAAGAACGATAAAAGTTGGATTTAAGGTTAATTTTTCTAACATAACCTTTTAA
- a CDS encoding GWxTD domain-containing protein has protein sequence MKKISTLLFLLIIKSSIVLSQDAGFDFDYAQFAYDSASNYVEIYYVFDQSKLTTVVNKNGENLIEAALSIQITDSTTSDTLVNNQWLVRHPVEIQTGAQSLVGVVSFILPKGILKCVVKGTDLNKPENFRSITEFMKVKPLLNSSAAISDIQLASKMIQGSENKNSIFYKNTFEVIPIPNLVFGGNQPALFFYSEIYNINDPALKGDTLKLNEIIFNSRGKIVREKNKMISRNNDTRVEVGSFILSQLPTDTYTLAISLIDTANDIGVTSSKKFFVYNPDVVETDSSHHQVKPVLSSTFGTMSEEELDDIFDKSKYIATSQEIDKYKKLSGVEGKREFLFNFWNGRDQDPSTKENEYFYDYLQRVESANSRFSSMQRAGWKTDRGRVFIIYGEPSEIERYPNQIESRPYEIWYYNDIEGGVYFIFADLTGFSEYTLVHSTKRGELRDDNWGRRIIIAR, from the coding sequence ATGAAAAAAATCTCTACCCTTTTATTTCTTTTAATTATTAAATCTTCAATTGTTCTTTCGCAGGATGCAGGATTCGATTTTGATTATGCTCAGTTTGCTTACGATTCTGCATCAAATTATGTGGAAATCTATTATGTTTTTGATCAGTCAAAACTTACTACTGTTGTCAATAAAAATGGTGAAAATCTGATTGAAGCTGCTCTAAGTATTCAGATTACCGACAGTACAACTTCAGATACTTTGGTTAACAATCAGTGGCTGGTCCGACATCCTGTCGAGATTCAAACCGGTGCCCAAAGTCTTGTTGGTGTAGTAAGTTTTATCCTTCCAAAAGGAATATTAAAATGTGTTGTTAAAGGTACTGATTTGAACAAGCCCGAAAATTTCCGGTCAATTACGGAATTTATGAAAGTAAAACCTTTGCTTAACTCTTCTGCTGCTATTAGTGATATTCAGCTTGCTTCAAAAATGATTCAGGGCAGTGAGAATAAAAATTCAATCTTCTATAAAAATACATTTGAAGTTATTCCAATACCGAATCTTGTTTTTGGTGGAAATCAGCCAGCGTTGTTCTTTTATTCTGAAATCTACAACATTAACGATCCAGCATTGAAGGGTGATACTTTGAAATTAAATGAAATTATTTTCAACAGTCGTGGCAAAATTGTCCGCGAAAAAAATAAAATGATTTCAAGAAACAATGATACCAGAGTTGAGGTCGGTTCATTTATACTTTCACAACTACCAACCGATACTTACACGCTTGCTATTTCATTGATTGATACAGCAAATGATATTGGTGTAACCTCTTCAAAAAAATTCTTTGTTTATAATCCCGATGTTGTGGAAACTGATTCTTCACATCATCAGGTTAAACCTGTACTAAGCTCAACCTTCGGTACAATGTCAGAGGAAGAACTTGATGACATCTTTGATAAATCGAAGTATATTGCTACTTCTCAGGAAATTGATAAATATAAAAAGCTAAGTGGAGTTGAAGGTAAACGAGAATTTCTGTTTAACTTCTGGAATGGTAGAGATCAGGATCCATCAACAAAAGAGAATGAATATTTTTATGACTACCTGCAGAGAGTTGAATCAGCAAACAGCAGATTTAGTTCTATGCAAAGAGCCGGATGGAAAACTGACAGAGGAAGAGTGTTTATTATTTACGGTGAGCCATCGGAAATTGAAAGATATCCTAATCAGATTGAAAGCCGTCCTTATGAGATTTGGTATTACAACGATATTGAAGGCGGTGTCTATTTCATTTTTGCAGACTTGACAGGATTTTCGGAATATACTCTGGTTCATTCAACAAAAAGAGGTGAGCTGAGAGATGATAATTGGGGCAGAAGAATTATAATTGCCCGTTAA
- a CDS encoding SDR family oxidoreductase — protein MKSGDHQKFWALILGASSGFGEATAIKLAKDGFNIFGVHLDRQATLPNVERIIKEIKSSGVEVEFFNANAADEVKRKEIISSIKSRLNGKPLVKVILHSLAFGTLKPFIPSGDEQAITKAQMEMTLDVMAHSLVYWTQDIYLNGLLAPSSRIFAMTSSGSHSSIPYYGAVSAAKAALESHCRQLAVELGSTGASVNAIMAGVTDTPALRKIPGNREMIEVAYRKNPRGRLTQPEDVAKVISLLCKDGGEWISGSVIHADGGEDIVNFVGQGKPIDF, from the coding sequence ATGAAAAGCGGAGATCATCAAAAATTTTGGGCTTTGATTCTTGGTGCATCATCAGGATTTGGGGAAGCCACTGCAATTAAGTTAGCCAAAGATGGCTTCAATATTTTCGGCGTGCATCTCGATCGTCAGGCAACTTTGCCTAATGTGGAAAGAATTATTAAAGAAATCAAAAGCTCTGGTGTTGAAGTTGAATTCTTTAATGCTAACGCTGCTGACGAAGTAAAAAGAAAAGAAATTATTTCTTCAATTAAATCCAGATTAAATGGTAAACCTTTAGTTAAAGTTATTCTCCACTCATTAGCTTTCGGAACACTGAAACCATTCATCCCATCAGGTGATGAGCAGGCAATTACTAAAGCTCAGATGGAAATGACTCTTGATGTGATGGCTCATTCTTTGGTTTACTGGACACAGGACATTTATTTGAACGGATTACTTGCCCCCTCATCAAGAATATTTGCAATGACAAGTTCTGGAAGTCATTCTTCAATTCCATATTATGGAGCTGTTTCGGCAGCTAAAGCAGCGCTTGAATCTCATTGCAGACAATTAGCAGTTGAACTTGGTTCAACCGGTGCTTCTGTTAATGCAATTATGGCTGGAGTTACAGATACTCCCGCGCTTAGAAAAATTCCCGGCAACAGAGAAATGATTGAAGTTGCATACAGAAAAAATCCCCGTGGAAGATTAACTCAACCTGAGGATGTAGCGAAAGTTATTTCACTTCTTTGTAAAGATGGTGGCGAATGGATTTCAGGAAGTGTAATCCACGCCGATGGTGGTGAAGATATTGTTAATTTTGTCGGTCAAGGAAAACCAATAGACTTTTAA
- a CDS encoding lysophospholipid acyltransferase family protein, which produces MKDRLEYIFFISFSFLFRITGLKIARRFAVFLAFIFFYLIPIRKKTVFENLNIAFPDLSSKEKNKIAFGSYLSFAISLVEILYLPWMKESEMKSAVEIENLDLITEKNKLGNGVILLSAHFGNWEYIAASASLQLNKKFHIIVKNQRNRLVNEWMNSMRTRWLNDVVTLGVSVRNIYAVLKNNGIAAMVADQRGPEEGLKLEFFGKKTSVYTGPAVLSLKTGAPIIFGIPIRQKDFSYKATLIELDQTNLPDDFDEKVKIITERMIRYLEKIISQNPEQWLWMHRRWKH; this is translated from the coding sequence TTGAAAGATCGTTTAGAATACATATTTTTTATATCATTCAGCTTTCTGTTCAGAATAACTGGGTTAAAGATAGCGCGAAGATTTGCAGTTTTTCTTGCATTCATATTTTTTTATTTAATTCCAATAAGAAAAAAAACAGTATTCGAAAATCTTAATATTGCTTTCCCTGATCTTTCATCAAAAGAAAAAAATAAAATAGCTTTTGGCAGTTACCTTAGTTTTGCAATTTCTTTAGTGGAAATTTTATATCTGCCCTGGATGAAGGAATCAGAAATGAAGAGTGCAGTTGAAATTGAAAATCTTGATCTTATTACAGAAAAAAATAAACTTGGTAATGGTGTAATATTGCTTTCAGCTCATTTTGGAAATTGGGAATACATCGCTGCTTCAGCTTCACTGCAGTTGAATAAAAAATTTCATATTATCGTAAAGAACCAGCGAAATAGACTTGTTAATGAATGGATGAATAGTATGCGAACAAGATGGCTTAATGATGTGGTAACATTAGGTGTCTCTGTTAGGAATATTTATGCAGTGTTAAAGAATAATGGAATTGCAGCTATGGTTGCTGATCAGCGAGGACCTGAAGAAGGATTAAAACTTGAATTTTTCGGAAAGAAAACATCTGTTTATACCGGACCTGCCGTGCTATCACTTAAAACAGGCGCTCCAATTATTTTCGGAATACCAATCAGACAGAAAGATTTCTCTTACAAAGCAACTTTAATTGAACTTGATCAAACAAATCTTCCTGATGACTTTGATGAGAAAGTAAAAATTATCACAGAAAGAATGATTAGGTATCTCGAGAAAATTATTTCACAAAATCCTGAGCAGTGGCTTTGGATGCACAGAAGATGGAAACACTAA
- a CDS encoding T9SS type A sorting domain-containing protein yields the protein MTNIEPISNERFVPSSNESPKTAANYIAVDTMQNSFGPSSNTINPLYYDPISGVVAVVHRGRTTYAVGSGELWWNWSTDYGSTWTRSETSVQNGVIPILARYPSMAIWNPNASTNLSEILGVFSWPELVGNAFGGLGWGVSEGLLQSSLASIIQPPPLYSSNVPTFVNANYACWTSDNQDDASLKFFRTNDFLNIDSLTPPTWSSSRFGDNGNIQCGGISDENNNLYVGIIASFTEEIGAGGWEIGYSKSTDDGATWSDWSIPDWRQISVTADYDRLWDWKLGDAFVSYSGDITVDASGLVHLVTGLTDTNTSRNAIVEFFETAPGVWDAKIIADGNEVHDLSNYSTNDPGIGQTGPSIMIARNATGDFFTVQWTIGSPTSPNSNNCDIYIKTRALNDAAWSSATNLTQTDNMNEDGCHLAQYLATTTSGGSTTDWLFSMYWYEAGNTTDSVNNVNPTVVYVATVPVRVVSSIGDNSFPVSFELAQNYPNPFNPSTNIKYSIAERSNVTIKVYDMLGSEVATLVNQVQDAGTHNVVFNASNLASGMYVYTINAGNFTATKKMMLLK from the coding sequence TTGACAAACATCGAGCCTATCTCAAACGAAAGGTTCGTACCTTCTTCTAATGAGTCCCCAAAGACTGCTGCAAACTATATTGCAGTAGATACTATGCAAAATTCTTTCGGGCCTAGCTCTAATACCATCAATCCATTATATTATGATCCAATTTCAGGTGTGGTTGCTGTTGTTCACAGAGGCCGTACCACATATGCAGTGGGTAGTGGTGAATTGTGGTGGAACTGGTCTACTGACTATGGTTCAACTTGGACAAGAAGCGAAACCTCAGTACAGAATGGTGTTATACCGATTCTAGCTCGCTATCCAAGCATGGCAATATGGAATCCAAATGCATCCACAAACTTGAGTGAAATTTTGGGCGTATTCTCTTGGCCAGAACTCGTTGGTAATGCTTTCGGTGGTCTCGGCTGGGGAGTATCTGAAGGTTTATTACAATCCTCTTTAGCATCTATCATTCAACCACCTCCGCTATATAGCTCTAATGTACCTACATTCGTTAATGCGAACTATGCTTGTTGGACTTCTGATAATCAGGACGATGCATCACTCAAATTTTTCCGTACTAATGACTTTTTAAATATTGACAGCCTTACTCCACCGACTTGGTCATCAAGTAGATTTGGTGATAATGGAAATATTCAATGCGGTGGAATTTCAGATGAAAATAACAATCTATATGTTGGTATAATCGCTTCTTTTACTGAAGAAATTGGCGCAGGTGGCTGGGAAATCGGATATTCAAAATCAACTGATGATGGTGCAACTTGGAGTGATTGGTCTATTCCTGATTGGAGACAAATTTCTGTAACTGCTGATTACGATAGATTATGGGATTGGAAATTAGGCGATGCATTTGTTAGCTATTCCGGAGATATTACTGTTGATGCTAGTGGGTTAGTTCACCTGGTTACTGGATTAACAGATACTAATACTTCTAGAAATGCAATTGTCGAATTTTTTGAAACCGCCCCTGGAGTTTGGGATGCGAAAATAATCGCTGATGGTAATGAAGTTCATGATCTTTCCAATTATTCAACAAACGACCCCGGTATTGGTCAAACTGGTCCGTCAATTATGATTGCAAGAAATGCCACGGGAGACTTTTTTACAGTTCAGTGGACAATAGGTTCACCAACTTCTCCAAATAGTAATAACTGTGATATATATATAAAAACTAGAGCTCTTAATGATGCTGCGTGGAGTAGCGCGACAAATCTTACTCAAACAGATAATATGAATGAAGATGGTTGTCATTTAGCTCAATATCTCGCTACGACTACATCCGGCGGTTCAACTACAGATTGGTTGTTTTCAATGTATTGGTACGAAGCTGGAAACACAACAGATTCTGTCAATAACGTAAATCCCACTGTAGTTTATGTAGCCACTGTACCTGTTAGAGTAGTTAGTAGTATTGGCGATAATTCTTTCCCGGTTAGTTTTGAATTAGCTCAGAACTATCCAAATCCATTCAATCCGAGCACAAACATTAAATACTCAATTGCTGAAAGAAGCAATGTAACAATTAAAGTTTATGATATGCTCGGCAGTGAAGTTGCTACATTAGTAAATCAGGTTCAGGATGCAGGAACACACAATGTAGTATTCAATGCTTCAAATCTTGCTTCCGGAATGTATGTTTATACAATCAATGCAGGAAACTTTACAGCAACAAAGAAAATGATGTTATTGAAATAA
- the serA gene encoding phosphoglycerate dehydrogenase, with translation MKKILISDSVNQKSIEILKSAGYSVTYKTDYSRDELLSIIPDFNALVVRSATKVDADLISRMKSMEIIGRAGAGVDNIDINAATQKGILVMNTPGGNTISTAEHTMAMMLALCRNITQANRSILDGKWDRKKFSGTELRGKTLAILGLGKIGKEVAKRAKAFGMNLIGYDPLLSEDVASELGVKLLKLEDVWSLADIITVHVPLNSETKNLINKEVIKKCKDGVKIINCARGGIVNESDLLESLNNEKVSGAALDVYETEPPDFSNPLLKNPKVICTPHLGASTEEAQELVAIQIAEQMIDYFSTGKISGAVNLSAFTEELPEDIKMFFNMSEKLGIFSAQLLNERLKKIIIELSGENLHKFSKELSLAFAKGFLSKKMTEGVNYVNTPIILKELKISIDEKLSSEDSTFRNLITVEMNAADSVKTISGTVFGKSELRIVKIDDYLVEVKPEGNLLVYKNIDKPGMLASVGKILAEKNINIAGLSLGRITQGKDALTIISTDDLITENELKNIKALGGIKEISFVQV, from the coding sequence ATGAAAAAAATTCTCATCTCAGATTCAGTTAATCAAAAGAGCATTGAGATATTAAAGTCAGCTGGTTATTCTGTTACATACAAAACAGATTATTCCCGCGACGAGCTTTTATCAATCATTCCGGATTTCAATGCACTTGTTGTACGAAGCGCCACCAAAGTTGATGCAGATTTAATTTCCCGAATGAAATCAATGGAAATAATTGGCAGAGCAGGAGCTGGTGTAGACAATATTGATATTAATGCCGCAACACAAAAAGGTATTCTTGTGATGAATACACCTGGTGGGAATACAATTTCCACTGCAGAACACACGATGGCAATGATGCTTGCTCTTTGCAGAAATATCACTCAGGCGAATAGGTCAATTCTTGATGGCAAATGGGACAGAAAAAAATTCAGCGGAACAGAGCTCAGAGGAAAAACTTTGGCAATTTTAGGACTTGGGAAAATCGGGAAGGAAGTTGCAAAGCGTGCTAAAGCTTTTGGAATGAACTTAATCGGTTATGATCCTTTGCTCTCGGAAGATGTTGCATCTGAACTTGGAGTTAAACTATTAAAACTTGAAGATGTTTGGAGTTTAGCGGATATCATAACAGTTCATGTACCTTTAAATTCCGAAACCAAAAATCTGATTAACAAAGAAGTCATTAAAAAATGCAAAGATGGAGTAAAAATAATTAATTGTGCTCGCGGTGGAATCGTTAACGAATCAGATTTATTGGAATCATTGAACAATGAAAAAGTATCAGGTGCCGCCTTAGATGTATATGAAACTGAGCCACCTGATTTCTCAAATCCATTACTGAAAAATCCAAAAGTAATCTGTACGCCGCACTTAGGAGCATCTACTGAAGAAGCACAGGAACTTGTTGCAATTCAGATTGCTGAACAAATGATTGATTATTTCTCTACCGGAAAAATATCCGGAGCTGTGAATCTTTCTGCTTTCACTGAAGAACTTCCCGAAGATATCAAAATGTTTTTTAATATGAGTGAGAAGCTTGGAATATTCTCAGCACAGTTACTTAATGAAAGACTGAAAAAAATTATAATCGAATTAAGCGGAGAAAATCTCCATAAGTTTTCAAAGGAATTGTCGCTCGCATTTGCAAAAGGATTTCTTTCAAAAAAAATGACCGAGGGTGTTAACTATGTGAACACACCGATAATTCTTAAAGAATTAAAAATTTCAATTGATGAAAAATTATCTTCAGAAGACTCTACATTCAGAAATCTGATCACAGTCGAGATGAACGCAGCTGATAGTGTAAAAACAATTTCAGGAACTGTATTTGGAAAGAGTGAATTGAGAATCGTTAAAATTGATGACTATCTTGTTGAAGTAAAGCCTGAAGGGAATTTACTCGTTTATAAAAATATTGATAAACCGGGAATGCTTGCATCAGTAGGAAAAATTTTAGCTGAGAAAAATATTAACATCGCTGGATTATCATTGGGTAGAATTACACAAGGTAAAGATGCTCTTACAATTATCAGCACTGATGATTTGATTACAGAAAATGAATTGAAGAACATAAAAGCTCTAGGTGGGATAAAAGAGATTTCTTTTGTCCAAGTATGA
- the trxA gene encoding thioredoxin, which yields MKPITITDDNFEQEVLKSNLPVLVDFWAVWCGPCKMIAPIVEQLAAEYDGKLKVGKLDVDNNQQSAIKYGVRSIPTLLIFKDGKVVDTIIGAVPKPMIVNKIEPLLKTA from the coding sequence ATGAAACCAATTACAATTACTGATGATAATTTTGAACAGGAAGTTCTTAAATCAAATTTACCAGTTTTGGTAGATTTCTGGGCTGTTTGGTGTGGTCCCTGCAAAATGATTGCTCCAATTGTTGAACAGCTTGCCGCTGAATATGATGGTAAATTAAAAGTAGGAAAATTAGATGTTGATAATAATCAGCAGTCTGCAATTAAATATGGTGTAAGAAGCATTCCTACATTACTTATCTTCAAAGATGGAAAAGTTGTTGATACTATTATCGGAGCTGTTCCCAAACCTATGATAGTTAATAAAATTGAACCTCTTCTTAAAACTGCATAA